The genomic region cccccgaagggctctggatggtgtacaGAAAATAAGATACCATTAAAATATCATATAATTATAATCaggaagtggttgttgtgggttttccaggctgtttggccatggtctggtagatcttgttcttaacatttggcctacatctgtggccggcatcttcagaggtgtatcagagagagaagagagaacacACGgcacaaataattattttctaCAAAGCattctgggaggcagcaggggttTTTTGCGCCGCTGTTTGCTACAGCGCCTGGAGCTCCATTCGAGTGGCATGGCGCCACCTTTACTGCACCATCTCTGGCCACTGAAAAGAGCCCCATACATCTGGATTGTGTTGTTCATGTGCTGATCTCATCTCCCACCGATGACTGAATGTACCGACTCCACCCTTTAATAATTTGTCCCACAATATATATTGTGACTACATGTATAAGTACAAGAGTACCCATATGTACATGAAACATATCAACATGCCTACTGTGGGGAAGAAACAAGGTCAACATGCACAGAGTGGGAAAGAAACAAGCTGGCTTGACTTTGGCTCATGACTATGCTAGAACATTCACATGGTACACTGCTTTATGTATACACAAACTGTACACATGTAGGCTCTATCGCTCTGAGTGTATGGTCCTGCAATCCTGTGCGTATGAGTGCTTGTGAATGTCGGCAgaactactgtttcttataaaagtTTAAGAAGCTTCCAGACTTATGAAAGTAAAATGTAAATATGAAACAGGCGCTTACCTCTAATATGACACCTGTGTAATATCCTTTGCAGTATTCTGCAATGTTATTTTAGTGTAATAATTTGTTTGGTTAACTAATAAAATTTGACTATTTGCATTGTGTGAGTGACTACATATTAACACTTTTATGACAATATCATAAAAAGACCGACAAAGCTTGATTTTTCTAAATTAAGTGACCTGGCCACACaattaatgttttatttgtaaagtAAAATGTAGTTCATTGTACAATTAATCGTTCAATAAGACCTTGACATTTAATAGAAATACCTATGCCATTCAGTGTCACATATACAGCAGGAAATTTCAGTTTCTAAGTATTACCTTTGCTGAAGTCAGAACATGTTCATATTTAATGGTTTTGCTCTTGTCTGCAATAGCCTTAGTCCGGGTTTCTTCAGCTAATCGATGCAGAAACAATAAGAAGTTCAAATGTACCTTTAAGGAAGCAGAGGTAGCACCACTGTTACAAAACTAAAGAAAGCTCCCAACAAActgctttaaaaaacccataaattcTTGCGCCACTTCTCAATTTGTACATATTTTCAAATGAACCATATactccagcggtgggattcaaataatttaacagccggttccggtggtgggattcaaataatttaacaactgattgtttacaagcaccattttaacaaccagttctgccgaagaggtgcgaacctgctgaatcccaccactgatatactCCAAATCAACTATggtccatctgtggatacttaacaTTTCAGACTAGAGACTACAGAAAGAAGAAGCGGGGGGCGAGGGGCAGCTGCAAAAACCATCAATACCTGACACCACTTGCCTCACCGCTCATCATCAGCAACTTTACAGGCTAGAATGCTGGTAGCAgcacttgaggaggaggaggaggagcaggaggaatgAAACCTGTGGATGGTATTACTGCCACCACAGCCAGTTCTGCCTCTTCAGCagcagtgctggggtgggggaagggggtggaactACCATTGCATCCAAGCTTACTGTCACTTTTGTCCAGGACTGGGACTTCAAGTGGGGAGGGAACAGTGCAACTGTCACTGTCAAGCCTGCCATCAGAGCTTTATCTGCAGCAGTCCTGTGGGTGGAGAGAGGAATTGCCTTTGCAACCAGGCTGGCCATCACAGTCTCTCTGGCAGTGGAACTgcatgcaggggagggagagggactaCTGCTGT from Sphaerodactylus townsendi isolate TG3544 linkage group LG01, MPM_Stown_v2.3, whole genome shotgun sequence harbors:
- the CENPW gene encoding centromere protein W, with translation MKRTVSRNKLKGLVRRHKPQLGMAANMDLLVHLNFLLFLHRLAEETRTKAIADKSKTIKYEHVLTSAKVILRN